The following coding sequences are from one Salvia hispanica cultivar TCC Black 2014 chromosome 3, UniMelb_Shisp_WGS_1.0, whole genome shotgun sequence window:
- the LOC125213490 gene encoding amino acid permease 8-like isoform X1, with the protein MQGFGDQIFQVESSQSGLEIQKDGNKEFDDDGKPKRTGNVWTASAHIITGIIGSGVLSLAWGVAQLGWIIGVATLVIFSGITIYTSSLLADCYRSPLTGKRNYTYKEVVKNNLGRVMYMFCAAVQYVNLTGMVIGYTITASISMAAIQKSDCFHSRGHEASCSVSHNPYMIGMGVLEIFLSQIPNFHKLSMLSVVAAVMSFAYASIGAGLAFAKVVSGHGGRTLLTGVEIGAGLTAAEKIWRMFRAFGDIAFAYTYSQILVEIQDTLKESPPENQVMKKANLVAVSTTTAFYMMCGCFGYAAFGTDAPGNLLTGFGFYEPFWLVDIANACIVLHLIGAYQVFAQPIYSVVESWARRKWPESEVVTREYTISLDKKQSLVISLNLFRLIWRSLFVIFATFIALLMPFFNDVLALLGALGYWPLTVYFPIEMYIAKNRIGRWTRRWLGLQLINSMCFLVAVAATCGSLQGLGKALMTYEPFKVKD; encoded by the exons ATGCAGGGATTTGGAGATCAGATTTTTCAAGTTGAGAGCTCTCAATCTGGTTTGGAAATTCAGAAAGATGGAAATAAAGAGTTTGATGATGATGGGAAGCCTAAGAGAACAG GGAACGTTTGGACTGCAAGTGCACATATTATTACAGGAATCATAGGTTCTGGAGTTCTGTCACTAGCATGGGGTGTTGCACAGCTTGGGTGGATTATTGGCGTTGCGACTCTTGTCATCTTCTCCGGTATCACAATATACACCTCTAGCCTCCTTGCAGATTGCTATCGATCCCCACTTACCGGGAAACGCAACTATACTTACAAGGAAGTCGTCAAGAACAACCTTG GCCGGGTGATGTATATGTTTTGTGCAGCAGTTCAATATGTGAACTTAACGGGGATGGTGATTGGATACACCATCACTGCATCGATAAGCATGGC TGCTATCCAGAAATCGGATTGCTTTCATAGCCGAGGCCATGAGGCTTCTTGCAGTGTTTCTCACAATCCATACATGATAGGAATGGGAGTTCTTGAGATTTTCTTGTCTCAAATCCCAAACTTCCATAAGCTGTCGATGCTCTCTGTCGTTGCAGCTGTCATGTCCTTTGCTTACGCGTCTATAGGCGCTGGCCTCGCCTTTGCAAAAGTTGTTTCAG GGCACGGGGGAAGAACCTTGCTCACTGGTGTAGAAATCGGGGCCGGTCTAACAGCAGCTGAGAAGATTTGGAGGATGTTTAGAGCCTTTGGTGATATTGCTTTTGCTTACACTTATTCTCAAATCTTGGTTGAAATTCAG gatACACTAAAAGAAAGCCCTCCTGAAAACCAAGTGATGAAGAAGGCCAATCTTGTTGCTGTGTCAACTACTACAGCTTTCTACATGATGTGTGGCTGCTTCGGTTACGCTGCATTTGGCACTGATGCGCCTGGGAATCTACTAACGGGCTTCGGATTTTACGAGCCCTTTTGGCTCGTAGACATCGCCAATGCCTGCATTGTGCTACACTTAATTGGAGCATATCAG GTATTTGCTCAACCGATTTATAGCGTGGTGGAGTCGTGGGCGAGGAGGAAGTGGCCGGAGTCGGAGGTGGTGACGAGAGAGTACACCATAAGCCTTGACAAAAAGCAAAGTCTTGTGATTAGCCTCAACCTTTTTAGATTGATATGGAGAAGtttgtttgtgatttttgCAACGTTTATTGCGTTGTTAATGCCCTTTTTCAATGATGTATTAGCTTTGCTAGGAGCATTAGGGTATTGGCCTTTGACAGTGTATTTCCCCATAGAAATGTACATTGCCAAGAATAGGATTGGGAGGTGGACCCGGAGGTGGCTCGGCCTCCAACTCATCAACTCAATGTGCTTTCTCGTTGCCGTGGCCGCGACCTGCGGCTCGCTACAAGGGCTCGGTAAGGCGCTCATGACCTACGAGCCTTTCAAGGTTAAGGACTAG
- the LOC125213490 gene encoding amino acid permease 8-like isoform X2, whose amino-acid sequence MQGFGDQIFQVESSQSGLEIQKDGNKEFDDDGKPKRTGNVWTASAHIITGIIGSGVLSLAWGVAQLGWIIGVATLVIFSGITIYTSSLLADCYRSPLTGKRNYTYKEVVKNNLGRVMYMFCAAVQYVNLTGMVIGYTITASISMAAIQKSDCFHSRGHEASCSVSHNPYMIGMGVLEIFLSQIPNFHKLSMLSVVAAVMSFAYASIGAGLAFAKVVSGDGHGGRTLLTGVEIGAGLTAAEKIWRMFRAFGDIAFAYTYSQILVEIQDTLKESPPENQVMKKANLVAVSTTTAFYMMCGCFGYAAFGTDAPGNLLTGFGFYEPFWLVDIANACIVLHLIGAYQVFAQPIYSVVESWARRKWPESEVVTREYTISLDKKQSLVISLNLFRLIWRSLFVIFATFIALLMPFFNDVLALLGALGYWPLTVYFPIEMYIAKNRIGRWTRRWLGLQLINSMCFLVAVAATCGSLQGLGKALMTYEPFKVKD is encoded by the exons ATGCAGGGATTTGGAGATCAGATTTTTCAAGTTGAGAGCTCTCAATCTGGTTTGGAAATTCAGAAAGATGGAAATAAAGAGTTTGATGATGATGGGAAGCCTAAGAGAACAG GGAACGTTTGGACTGCAAGTGCACATATTATTACAGGAATCATAGGTTCTGGAGTTCTGTCACTAGCATGGGGTGTTGCACAGCTTGGGTGGATTATTGGCGTTGCGACTCTTGTCATCTTCTCCGGTATCACAATATACACCTCTAGCCTCCTTGCAGATTGCTATCGATCCCCACTTACCGGGAAACGCAACTATACTTACAAGGAAGTCGTCAAGAACAACCTTG GCCGGGTGATGTATATGTTTTGTGCAGCAGTTCAATATGTGAACTTAACGGGGATGGTGATTGGATACACCATCACTGCATCGATAAGCATGGC TGCTATCCAGAAATCGGATTGCTTTCATAGCCGAGGCCATGAGGCTTCTTGCAGTGTTTCTCACAATCCATACATGATAGGAATGGGAGTTCTTGAGATTTTCTTGTCTCAAATCCCAAACTTCCATAAGCTGTCGATGCTCTCTGTCGTTGCAGCTGTCATGTCCTTTGCTTACGCGTCTATAGGCGCTGGCCTCGCCTTTGCAAAAGTTGTTTCAGGTGATG GGCACGGGGGAAGAACCTTGCTCACTGGTGTAGAAATCGGGGCCGGTCTAACAGCAGCTGAGAAGATTTGGAGGATGTTTAGAGCCTTTGGTGATATTGCTTTTGCTTACACTTATTCTCAAATCTTGGTTGAAATTCAG gatACACTAAAAGAAAGCCCTCCTGAAAACCAAGTGATGAAGAAGGCCAATCTTGTTGCTGTGTCAACTACTACAGCTTTCTACATGATGTGTGGCTGCTTCGGTTACGCTGCATTTGGCACTGATGCGCCTGGGAATCTACTAACGGGCTTCGGATTTTACGAGCCCTTTTGGCTCGTAGACATCGCCAATGCCTGCATTGTGCTACACTTAATTGGAGCATATCAG GTATTTGCTCAACCGATTTATAGCGTGGTGGAGTCGTGGGCGAGGAGGAAGTGGCCGGAGTCGGAGGTGGTGACGAGAGAGTACACCATAAGCCTTGACAAAAAGCAAAGTCTTGTGATTAGCCTCAACCTTTTTAGATTGATATGGAGAAGtttgtttgtgatttttgCAACGTTTATTGCGTTGTTAATGCCCTTTTTCAATGATGTATTAGCTTTGCTAGGAGCATTAGGGTATTGGCCTTTGACAGTGTATTTCCCCATAGAAATGTACATTGCCAAGAATAGGATTGGGAGGTGGACCCGGAGGTGGCTCGGCCTCCAACTCATCAACTCAATGTGCTTTCTCGTTGCCGTGGCCGCGACCTGCGGCTCGCTACAAGGGCTCGGTAAGGCGCTCATGACCTACGAGCCTTTCAAGGTTAAGGACTAG
- the LOC125210199 gene encoding mitochondrial import inner membrane translocase subunit TIM17-2-like, translating to MCSVGSQAVRMNAPRVGGSFAVWGGLFSTFDCTMVYMRQKEDPWNSIIAGAATGGFLQMRQGMGAASRSALFGGVLLALIEGAGIMLNKVMSPPQNLPPMEEPVPNVAGYPGKTPGRPSVSVGSLGEGSSSSSSPSSSSWLGGLFGKKEETAPSDGSKTKVLESFDSPTPPSFEYK from the coding sequence ATGTGCTCGGTAGGCTCTCAAGCAGTTCGCATGAACGCTCCTCGTGTTGGTGGCAGTTTCGCAGTGTGGGGTGGGCTGTTTTCCACCTTTGACTGCACAATGGTGTACATGCGGCAGAAGGAGGATCCTTGGAACTCGATCATAGCAGGTGCAGCAACGGGGGGATTCCTGCAGATGCGCCAGGGAATGGGCGCTGCCTCTCGGTCAGCATTGTTTGGCGGCGTCTTACTTGCTTTGATTGAGGGAGCTGGGATCATGTTGAACAAGGTCATGAGTCCACCGCAGAACTTACCTCCCATGGAGGAGCCTGTTCCGAATGTGGCTGGATATCCCGGGAAAACGCCTGGTCGACCTTCAGTCAGCGTTGGCAGCTTGGGTGAGGGATCTTCTTCGTCGTCAtcaccatcttcttcttcatggCTTGGAGGCCTGTTTGGTAAGAAGGAAGAGACGGCGCCTAGCGATGGAAGTAAGACAAAGGTGTTGGAGAGCTTTGATTCTCCAACTCCTCCATCCTTCGAGTACAAATGA
- the LOC125213489 gene encoding putative pentatricopeptide repeat-containing protein At1g69350, mitochondrial: MTQYMPLFKACTKLKSLTQLHAHLIVTGLHRDVLASTKLIEAYSQTGSMQPSTLLFDSFPNPDSFMWGVMIKCNVWNGLFREAIYVYQRMLDSWVKLNHFIFPSVLRACSGMNDLRTGEKVHGRILKSGCESDPVIETSLLSVYGELGCLSSARKVFDEMPIRDSVSWSSIMSNHVRNGEASEGLEIFREMVSEGVEIDSVTMLSVVEACGELGLWRFGKSCHSFVVRRDLGSDREALWSSLVAMYGKFGDLYSADKLFFCSEFRRGVIQWTALMSCYNQNGYYLEALWTFVQMLQSGVDGNHVSFMNAVCSCARLGWLREGKSVHGYVLRNNIELDKDFLRSSVIDLYASCGNLAYACRVFDTAQYKHLVLWNILISGCVREHKAEKALSLFVGMLVQGILPDSFSLAPALSACGMIELSEMGCQIHCLIIKSYLPDEFVENALIDMYSKCGFINSAFKIFCDVQRESVVAWNSMMCGFSQNGCSNEALTLFDEMYATYRDMDEVTFLSAVQACSNLGYIDKGRWIHHKLITFGVDKDMYVDTALVNMYARCGDLHMARRVFDTMTGWSVVSWSSMIGGYAMHGYVDDSILLVDRMVELGIKPNEITFMNILSACSHAGYVEKGKFYFNSMVRDFGISPSSEHYGVLVDLLSRGGDLSGAYEVISSMPFPADASIWGALVNGCRIHRRMDFLDSIKQDVLEMDSDDSGFYTLLSNVYQEEGKWDDSSMVKARMRNLAVKKVHGYSMIEIDPHLYSS; encoded by the coding sequence ATGACGCAGTACATGCCCCTTTTCAAGGCTTGCACCAAATTAAAATCCCTCACACAACTGCACGCACATCTAATCGTGACGGGTCTCCACAGGGATGTTCTCGCGTCGACTAAACTCATTGAGGCATATTCACAAACAGGTTCGATGCAGCCTTCAACGCTGCTATTCGACTCCTTCCCTAACCCGGATTCGTTCATGTGGGGAGTTATGATCAAATGCAATGTGTGGAACGGTTTGTTCCGAGAAGCTATTTATGTCTATCAGCGTATGCTGGATAGTTGGGTGAAGCTGAACCACTTCATTTTCCCTTCCGTTTTGAGGGCTTGCTCGGGTATGAATGATTTGAGAACGGGGGAGAAGGTCCATGGAAGGATATTGAAATCAGGGTGTGAGTCTGATCCTGTGATTGAGACCTCACTGTTGAGTGTTTATGGTGAATTGGGGTGTTTGTCTAGTGCAAGGAAGGTGTTCGATGAAATGCCGATTAGGGATTCAGTGTCGTGGAGCTCGATTATGTCTAACCACGTGCGTAATGGGGAGGCAAGTGAGGGACTGGAGATCTTTAGGGAGATGGTGAGTGAGGGTGTGGAGATTGATTCTGTGACCATGCTAAGTGTAGTTGAGGCTTGTGGTGAGTTGGGATTATGGAGATTCGGTAAATCATGTCATAGTTTTGTGGTGAGAAGGGATCTAGGAAGTGATCGTGAAGCATTGTGGAGCTCCCTGGTTGCAATGTATGGGAAATTCGGGGACTTGTATAGCGCTGACAAGTTGTTCTTTTGCAGTGAATTTCGTCGAGGTGTTATTCAGTGGACGGCTCTGATGTCGTGCTACAATCAGAACGGATACTATTTGGAAGCATTGTGGACTTTTGTTCAAATGTTGCAGTCTGGAGTGGACGGTAACCATGTTTCTTTCATGAATGCCGTGTGTTCTTGTGCTAGACTAGGATGGCTTAGGGAAGGGAAATCTGTTCATGGATATGTTTTGAGGAATAATATTGAGCTTGATAAAGATTTTCTTAGGTCCTCAGTGATTGATCTGTATGCTAGCTGTGGCAACTTAGCCTATGCTTGTCGGGTCTTTGATACTGCTCAATATAAGCATTTGGTCTTGTGGAATATTCTCATATCAGGCTGTGTCAGGGAACACAAGGCAGAGAAGGCTCTGTCACTCTTTGTTGGAATGTTGGTTCAAGGAATATTACCAGATTCGTTTTCCTTGGCCCCTGCTCTATCGGCCTGTGGAATGATCGAGCTCTCAGAAATGGGATGTCAGATTCATTGTCTTATCATCAAGAGTTACCTCCCAGATGAGTTTGTTGAGAATGCCTTGATTGACATGTATTCCAAATGTGGGTTCATAAACTCCGCATTTAAAATATTCTGCGATGTTCAACGAGAAAGTGTTGTAGCTTGGAACTCTATGATGTGTGGGTTCTCTCAAAATGGTTGCTCTAATGAGGCTCTAACTctgtttgatgaaatgtaTGCCACGTATCGTGACATGGATGAAGTGACCTTTTTGAGCGCGGTTCAAGCTTGCTCGAATCTTGGTTACATTGATAAGGGGAGATGGATTCATCATAAGCTCATTACTTTTGGTGTTGATAAAGATATGTATGTTGATACGGCATTGGTGAACATGTATGCTCGCTGTGGAGACCTTCATATGGCTCGGAGAGTTTTTGATACCATGACCGGGTGGAGCGTTGTGTCTTGGAGTTCCATGATCGGGGGTTATGCAATGCATGGCTATGTTGACGATTCGATACTGTTGGTTGATAGAATGGTGGAATTGGGAATAAAACCAAATGAGATCACTTTCATGAATATTCTCTCAGCCTGCAGTCATGCTGGATACGTCGAAAAGGGGAAGTTTTACTTTAACTCAATGGTTAGGGATTTTGGAATTTCGCCCAGTTCTGAGCATTACGGTGTTTTGGTTGATCTGCTGAGTCGAGGTGGCGATCTTAGTGGAGCGTATGAGGTCATTAGCTCGATGCCCTTCCCTGCAGATGCTAGCATTTGGGGTGCGTTGGTGAACGGGTGTAGGATCCATCGACGGATGGATTTTCTGGATAGCATTAAACAAGACGTTTTGGAGATGGATTCGGATGATTCGGGGTTTTACACACTGTTGTCTAATGTATATCAAGAAGAGGGTAAATGGGATGATAGCTCCATGGTGAAGGCAAGAATGAGAAATCTAGCTGTTAAAAAGGTCCATGGCTACAGCATGATTGAGATTGATCCTCACTTGTACAGTAGTTGA